Proteins from one bacterium genomic window:
- a CDS encoding oligosaccharide flippase family protein, translated as MMTRISISDIIHNKTFRQTTSLFGSGIFLSVLSTVTTPIITRTLGPVDYGLLIFFYTITSFILQFFNFGYFFTVGVLLAETSSQDEQRRLIGSSMIITLVIGASYAFFLFLLSFVVDPIFHTSIGSILKFVAPFLILNPVITLITNTGKGTNRIDSMVYGLSLPKVVRALLLVILWMTGHLTLFSIIILEVLLSFIPAAIVFLIFKPTFSSLKNTVSIIMKKNREVGFHMYLALIAGQTTYELDGIMIPIFADPVQLGYYRLANAFPYIMNNFSTSLASSEFRTYSKEPRISRKTILINYGILGIGSLGTIIMGKLIIRLVAGASFNVPFGLVLPVGILGFLHGSYQPYAQFLIAKGKGKWIRDIGFISMAVNIIGNFTLIPLFGAIGAAWASVLSRGIGCLSNIYFYRRIVS; from the coding sequence ATGATGACCAGAATATCGATATCAGATATCATACATAACAAAACATTCCGTCAGACAACATCCCTGTTTGGCTCCGGTATTTTTCTTTCCGTATTAAGCACAGTCACAACCCCGATAATTACCCGTACTCTCGGCCCGGTCGATTACGGGTTACTCATTTTCTTTTATACAATAACCAGTTTTATTCTCCAGTTTTTCAATTTCGGATATTTTTTTACTGTCGGAGTTCTGCTTGCAGAAACATCCTCGCAGGATGAACAGCGCCGTCTGATCGGATCATCCATGATCATAACACTTGTTATTGGCGCAAGTTACGCTTTCTTTCTGTTTCTGTTGAGTTTCGTGGTTGATCCGATATTTCATACATCCATAGGATCAATTCTGAAATTCGTCGCCCCTTTTCTTATTCTGAATCCTGTTATTACTCTCATTACGAACACAGGCAAGGGAACAAACCGGATCGACAGCATGGTGTACGGTTTATCGCTCCCGAAAGTTGTGCGGGCCCTGTTACTGGTAATTTTATGGATGACAGGTCATCTGACACTGTTTTCGATCATTATTCTCGAGGTGCTGTTATCGTTCATACCTGCAGCAATCGTATTCCTTATCTTCAAGCCGACGTTCTCTTCATTGAAGAATACCGTATCGATTATCATGAAAAAAAACAGGGAGGTCGGTTTCCACATGTACCTCGCCCTTATAGCCGGACAGACAACCTACGAATTGGACGGGATCATGATTCCGATTTTTGCGGATCCTGTTCAGCTCGGTTATTACCGTCTCGCCAACGCTTTTCCCTATATCATGAATAATTTTTCGACTTCTCTGGCAAGCTCGGAATTCCGCACCTACTCAAAAGAACCAAGAATTTCCCGGAAAACAATCCTTATCAATTATGGAATTCTCGGTATAGGTTCGCTCGGCACGATTATCATGGGCAAACTCATAATCCGCCTCGTTGCCGGCGCATCGTTCAATGTGCCTTTCGGTCTTGTTCTTCCCGTCGGTATCCTGGGATTTCTGCACGGCTCATATCAGCCCTATGCCCAGTTCCTTATTGCAAAAGGTAAAGGTAAGTGGATTCGCGATATCGGATTTATTTCAATGGCAGTCAATATCATCGGTAATTTTACACTGATACCGCTTTTCGGAGCAATAGGCGCCGCGTGGGCAAGCGTTCTGTCACGTGGAATCGGATGTCTTTCCAATATATACTTTTACCGCCGGATCGTTTCCTGA
- a CDS encoding redoxin domain-containing protein, protein MNIQKPLGQTLLKAPDFPSGAEWINTERPLSMSELRGRVVLLDFWTYCCINCMHILPDLVNLERKYGDRLIVIGVHSAKFEGEKDTQNIRDAVRRYSIHHPVLNDKNFVLWKKLGVQSWPTLVLINSEGYIVGQVSGEGNFDRLDRAIGHELSARGVNAPALQPLPISDENEAKDGSLLLYPGKVLADRKGGRLFIADSGHNRIVVADIDTGDIIDFIGSGKAELRDGGFGEAGFSNPHGMALRGNMLSVADTDNHALRVIDSVARTVRTLAGNGKQAPWGSLGGKGTEARLNSPWDIVFLNDKLYIAMAGPHQIWEYDPATGQIGIYAGSGSENILDGNRREAALAQPSGITTDGQDIFFADSETSSIRKISMRNGVVSTLVGTGLFDFGFRDGDLGRALLQHPLGVVRDSVGLWIADTYNNRIRWINLIENTITTRAGGNDDGLVDGPGDIARFDEPGGVSVDGGRLFVADTNNHVVRVLDTVHFDVTTFPLAEVLGISEGKSRFEITILPPEGHYVNEEAPSMVEMSYGEGASMKQQPTITLSRDSLKAVFDVPGGYHGLKAVFSGNLYICTKGGNGICSIRPFSFVRKLRTTKEPGSKHAGVYMVSPPGKATLPDLKE, encoded by the coding sequence ATGAACATTCAGAAGCCTTTGGGGCAGACTCTGTTGAAAGCACCGGATTTCCCGTCCGGCGCCGAGTGGATAAATACGGAACGCCCGCTTTCCATGAGCGAGCTGCGGGGCAGGGTAGTGCTCCTTGATTTCTGGACATACTGCTGCATCAACTGCATGCACATTCTGCCCGATCTGGTGAATCTCGAGCGGAAATACGGCGACCGGCTCATCGTTATCGGCGTTCATTCCGCCAAGTTCGAGGGTGAAAAGGATACACAGAACATCCGTGATGCCGTGCGGCGGTATTCTATTCATCATCCTGTTCTGAACGATAAAAATTTTGTCCTGTGGAAAAAACTCGGCGTGCAGTCGTGGCCGACCCTCGTACTCATAAATTCCGAGGGATATATCGTCGGGCAGGTGAGCGGAGAGGGCAATTTCGACAGGCTTGACAGGGCTATCGGGCATGAGCTGTCCGCGAGGGGAGTTAATGCTCCGGCACTTCAGCCGCTGCCGATATCGGATGAAAACGAGGCAAAAGACGGCTCGCTTCTCCTCTATCCCGGCAAGGTGCTTGCCGATCGAAAAGGAGGCAGGCTCTTTATCGCGGATTCAGGTCACAACCGTATCGTTGTTGCCGATATCGACACAGGTGATATAATCGACTTTATCGGTTCGGGAAAAGCGGAACTCAGGGACGGCGGATTCGGCGAGGCGGGATTTTCAAATCCCCATGGCATGGCGCTTCGGGGTAATATGCTCTCTGTGGCGGATACTGACAATCATGCGCTCAGGGTGATCGACAGCGTCGCCCGCACGGTTCGAACACTTGCGGGCAATGGGAAACAGGCTCCGTGGGGCTCACTGGGTGGAAAAGGAACGGAAGCCCGTCTCAATTCGCCGTGGGATATCGTGTTTCTCAACGATAAACTGTATATAGCCATGGCCGGTCCGCACCAGATATGGGAGTACGATCCGGCGACCGGGCAGATCGGGATTTATGCGGGCTCGGGCAGTGAAAACATCCTTGACGGCAATCGCAGGGAAGCGGCGCTTGCCCAGCCGAGCGGGATAACGACGGACGGACAGGATATCTTTTTTGCGGACAGCGAAACCAGCTCGATCCGAAAGATTTCCATGCGGAACGGAGTCGTTTCGACACTGGTAGGAACCGGTTTGTTCGATTTCGGATTCCGTGACGGCGACCTCGGTCGGGCGCTTTTACAGCATCCGCTCGGTGTAGTCCGGGACAGCGTCGGATTGTGGATAGCCGACACGTATAACAATAGAATCAGATGGATTAATCTAATAGAGAATACTATCACAACCCGTGCAGGCGGCAATGATGACGGTTTGGTGGACGGTCCCGGCGACATCGCCCGTTTTGACGAGCCCGGCGGAGTATCAGTGGACGGCGGAAGACTCTTTGTTGCCGATACGAATAACCATGTTGTGCGGGTACTGGACACGGTACATTTTGACGTTACGACGTTTCCCCTTGCCGAGGTATTGGGTATTAGCGAGGGGAAATCGCGGTTCGAAATCACGATTCTTCCTCCCGAAGGTCACTATGTGAATGAGGAGGCGCCTTCGATGGTGGAGATGTCGTACGGTGAAGGTGCATCAATGAAACAACAACCGACAATTACACTGTCACGGGATTCCCTAAAAGCTGTATTCGATGTACCAGGCGGCTATCATGGATTGAAAGCCGTATTTTCCGGCAATCTCTATATATGTACAAAAGGGGGGAACGGAATCTGTTCTATACGTCCGTTTTCATTCGTGCGAAAGCTCAGAACGACAAAGGAACCCGGTAGTAAACATGCCGGTGTTTACATGGTTTCCCCTCCCGGGAAGGCAACGCTTCCTGATCTGAAAGAGTGA
- a CDS encoding glycosyltransferase family 39 protein: protein MVQLPPIHNTSLKYSCTIFFLSLVIGFALLVLSDVTIPERGDSPVYMSIAQSIASGKGYSYDGVKSTALRMPLYPLFLAGIITISGPHVRAAQAFQVLLNSMVCLLIFQITLRLIDRKHALIAGLLIACYIPNMLWSLNILTEPLFIFLVTASLFFLVTGKPSNSPFSCVVSGLIMGLASLTRQNGLVIAFFMALWLLRREKLKKQAILYFSIVLVVMSPWVVRNALVFHRFIPFDSLVNVAFYGSVIVPEKGFGFDDFKGIQEEYYSIHDEGEKDTYLFRKNVNLLTTKTLHFVKLIPAKLALLVYPYDLQWYNSEIPIRYNIPWGIVSIFALIGVKTGFREILGKLSFVFYLLMALGLTTVVIWGSPRLRAPYDGFFVILASLGIVWVWSSKNRWLWITGITFVNVLLLLTGNIPYLFQVLNEIMKFLTRS from the coding sequence ATGGTTCAGTTACCCCCGATACATAATACATCACTCAAATATTCCTGCACCATATTCTTTTTATCGCTTGTTATCGGATTTGCGCTGCTGGTTTTGAGCGATGTAACAATTCCGGAGAGGGGCGATTCGCCGGTTTACATGTCCATAGCTCAATCCATTGCGAGCGGTAAAGGATACAGTTACGATGGCGTCAAATCCACTGCCCTGCGGATGCCGCTGTATCCGCTCTTTCTTGCCGGAATTATTACCATTTCAGGGCCTCATGTAAGAGCTGCGCAAGCTTTTCAGGTTCTCCTCAACTCGATGGTATGTCTCCTGATTTTTCAGATAACTTTACGGTTAATCGACCGGAAACATGCCCTTATCGCCGGATTACTTATCGCATGTTATATTCCGAACATGTTATGGAGCCTCAATATTTTAACCGAACCATTATTCATATTTCTGGTGACAGCATCTTTGTTTTTTCTGGTAACCGGCAAACCTTCCAACAGTCCTTTTTCCTGTGTTGTTTCGGGTTTGATAATGGGCCTTGCTTCATTGACACGTCAGAATGGACTGGTGATCGCTTTTTTTATGGCATTGTGGCTGTTGAGAAGAGAAAAACTGAAAAAACAGGCTATTCTGTATTTTTCAATTGTCCTTGTTGTCATGTCGCCGTGGGTGGTAAGAAACGCGCTTGTGTTTCACCGGTTCATTCCGTTTGATTCGCTTGTCAATGTAGCCTTTTACGGATCCGTCATAGTTCCCGAAAAGGGATTCGGTTTCGATGATTTTAAAGGCATTCAGGAAGAATACTATTCCATACATGATGAGGGAGAGAAAGATACGTATTTATTCAGGAAAAACGTAAACCTTCTGACGACAAAAACGTTGCATTTTGTAAAACTCATACCGGCAAAACTGGCGCTTCTCGTTTATCCGTATGATCTTCAATGGTATAATTCCGAAATACCCATACGGTATAACATCCCATGGGGGATAGTATCTATTTTCGCGCTTATTGGAGTTAAAACCGGATTCAGGGAAATTTTGGGGAAGTTATCATTCGTATTTTATCTTCTGATGGCTCTTGGCCTTACAACTGTTGTTATCTGGGGTTCTCCACGGTTGCGGGCGCCATATGATGGATTTTTTGTGATACTAGCCTCTTTGGGTATCGTATGGGTATGGAGCAGCAAAAATCGATGGTTATGGATTACCGGAATAACATTCGTCAATGTACTCTTACTTTTAACAGGGAATATACCGTATCTGTTCCAAGTTCTGAATGAAATCATGAAATTTTTAACCCGGAGCTGA
- a CDS encoding TetR/AcrR family transcriptional regulator: MNEQGTKEKILKTAALLFGKYGKNGVSTTAIAQAAKVNKALIFYYYGSKDELYRAVFKNLISSFIDTIHSTMASSEPGLPALESFIRIHSSLISENQYILRLLIRELMVPVGDKPSPLLIEAAEIFKTVRNDLANALSSAKNSRQIRSVDSFQTIISILSLDIFFFIGKPIALMIYPQIDEQEFVKKRVEHIIDLIMNGLKIDQE; encoded by the coding sequence ATGAACGAACAGGGAACGAAAGAGAAAATCCTTAAAACCGCCGCCCTTCTTTTCGGCAAATACGGGAAGAACGGTGTCAGCACGACTGCCATTGCCCAGGCTGCAAAAGTAAATAAAGCCCTTATTTTTTATTACTACGGTTCCAAGGATGAATTATACCGGGCTGTTTTCAAAAATCTTATCAGCAGCTTCATCGATACAATACACTCCACAATGGCATCTTCGGAACCGGGACTACCGGCTCTCGAATCATTTATAAGGATTCACAGCTCTCTCATCAGCGAAAATCAGTATATATTGCGTTTACTTATCCGTGAATTAATGGTTCCTGTCGGAGACAAACCATCGCCTTTACTCATTGAAGCCGCTGAAATATTTAAAACCGTGCGCAATGATCTGGCAAACGCCCTTTCAAGCGCCAAAAACTCGAGACAGATACGGTCTGTTGATTCCTTTCAGACTATTATAAGCATCCTGAGTCTCGATATTTTCTTCTTTATCGGGAAACCGATTGCGCTCATGATATATCCGCAGATTGATGAACAAGAATTCGTGAAGAAACGTGTAGAGCACATCATAGACCTCATAATGAACGGTTTAAAAATTGATCAGGAGTAA
- a CDS encoding methyltransferase domain-containing protein, producing the protein MEKIKSHKQFLQEDQYVFPYHYVPQIKHGFTQTYNLEWGFNYISVIEFIVELLKNEKFDSLADVGTGDGRLVAELSQEFPQKDIIGIDYSDHAIALAQALNPSLHFQCGDIMHDTPVKCYDCITLIEVFEHIPLSSAHDFAQSLSALSAENGFILISVPHKNVQLIPKHYQHFTTESLMSYFEPYFFVEEKFFLEKQSAILYLIRKMLTNRFFLLNHQPAKNLLYAMYKSMVFRAEEKNCGKLLLKLRKKARTGNS; encoded by the coding sequence ATGGAAAAAATAAAATCACATAAACAGTTCCTACAGGAAGATCAGTACGTATTCCCCTATCACTATGTTCCGCAGATAAAGCATGGATTCACACAAACATACAATCTCGAATGGGGATTCAACTATATATCGGTTATTGAATTTATTGTGGAACTTCTGAAAAATGAGAAATTTGACTCTCTTGCCGATGTCGGCACGGGGGACGGGAGACTTGTCGCGGAGCTTTCACAGGAATTTCCTCAAAAAGATATTATCGGTATCGACTATTCGGATCATGCGATTGCCCTTGCTCAGGCGCTGAACCCGTCATTACACTTTCAATGCGGCGATATAATGCACGATACACCAGTAAAATGCTATGACTGTATTACGCTCATTGAAGTTTTTGAACATATCCCTTTATCTTCTGCGCATGATTTCGCGCAATCGCTGAGCGCTCTCTCGGCTGAAAACGGATTTATCCTTATATCCGTTCCCCATAAAAACGTACAACTCATTCCAAAGCACTATCAACATTTCACTACCGAATCATTAATGAGCTATTTTGAACCATATTTTTTTGTCGAAGAAAAGTTTTTTCTCGAAAAACAGTCCGCAATATTATATCTGATCAGAAAAATGTTGACAAACAGGTTCTTCCTGCTCAATCATCAGCCGGCAAAGAACCTGCTCTATGCCATGTATAAATCGATGGTTTTCCGGGCAGAAGAAAAAAATTGCGGTAAACTTCTGCTAAAATTGAGGAAAAAAGCGAGAACAGGAAATTCGTAA
- a CDS encoding O-antigen ligase family protein — translation MVDLTTTYKKNLVIYSVVLILCLMIAFALSGQHMNLIIGAVVGIGLFIFGFLSPIIALYLLILSMLLSPEFGTRDISGKGFTIRFEDFLLVIMGFTWLAKSAVKKDIGLAVKTRLNLPILFYLLACIVATTFGIIAGNVKSPLTGFMFVMKYFEYFVIYFLVINNIQSKSEIRNLLVAIFVTYVIVVIVGLSQIPQGGRVTAPFEGEGGEPNTLGGYLVMMFSLNVILFFNVKTRQWRIGLFILAALNFLLLLHTLSRASWLAFITTYTLLIFFSEKRKVFIFFFIISFLLAPFVLPKTVVDRFLYTFDMSAQTELLNKAAPYLKSRNKSDLLKKAERYLKTHKVHVDGSTLTAHGLTVDSSTAARLLSMKGAIEDFPKRPVFGYGVTGYAFMDAQFPRILIETGIFGLVTFLYLLWVVGTSLLRIWKEYRDDPLYKTLSAGTLCAFGGLLVHSIGTNTFIIVRIMEPFWCLMGLTLAIPMIEKDHKTKKI, via the coding sequence ATGGTCGATCTAACGACAACGTATAAAAAGAACCTCGTCATTTATTCGGTCGTTCTTATTCTATGCCTCATGATTGCCTTTGCTCTCTCAGGGCAGCATATGAATCTGATAATAGGCGCTGTGGTTGGTATCGGATTATTCATTTTTGGTTTTCTCAGTCCGATCATCGCATTATATCTGCTTATTCTCAGCATGCTTCTCTCGCCCGAATTTGGAACCAGGGATATTTCCGGCAAGGGATTTACTATCAGGTTCGAAGATTTCCTTCTCGTAATCATGGGATTTACATGGTTAGCCAAAAGCGCAGTCAAGAAGGATATCGGCCTGGCAGTTAAAACAAGGCTGAACCTGCCTATCTTGTTTTACCTGCTGGCATGCATCGTTGCCACGACTTTCGGAATAATCGCAGGAAATGTCAAATCTCCGCTGACAGGCTTCATGTTCGTAATGAAATACTTCGAATATTTTGTCATATATTTCCTCGTTATCAATAATATTCAATCAAAATCGGAAATAAGAAATCTTCTTGTCGCAATTTTCGTGACATACGTCATTGTAGTTATCGTCGGTCTGTCGCAGATTCCCCAGGGTGGCCGTGTCACCGCGCCATTCGAGGGAGAAGGAGGTGAGCCAAATACGCTCGGCGGATATCTGGTGATGATGTTCAGCCTGAATGTCATCCTCTTTTTCAATGTCAAGACAAGGCAATGGCGTATCGGGCTTTTTATTCTGGCCGCACTCAATTTTCTGTTACTTCTCCATACTCTCTCTCGCGCTTCCTGGCTGGCTTTTATTACAACATACACATTACTCATTTTCTTTTCCGAAAAAAGAAAAGTGTTTATTTTCTTTTTCATAATATCATTTTTATTAGCACCTTTTGTTCTCCCCAAGACGGTAGTAGACCGATTTTTATATACATTCGACATGAGTGCGCAGACAGAACTGCTGAATAAAGCAGCTCCGTATTTAAAATCACGTAATAAATCGGATTTATTGAAAAAAGCGGAGCGCTATTTAAAAACACACAAAGTACACGTTGACGGTTCAACTTTAACAGCACACGGGCTGACGGTTGACAGTTCCACTGCTGCCCGATTGCTTTCCATGAAAGGGGCGATAGAGGATTTTCCCAAACGTCCTGTGTTCGGGTATGGAGTTACAGGTTATGCTTTCATGGATGCCCAGTTTCCGAGGATTTTAATCGAAACCGGAATTTTCGGGCTCGTCACTTTTCTCTACCTGTTGTGGGTAGTAGGAACATCTCTTTTACGCATATGGAAGGAATACCGCGATGACCCGCTCTATAAAACACTCAGTGCGGGAACACTCTGTGCTTTCGGGGGATTGCTCGTTCACAGCATCGGAACAAATACATTCATTATCGTCCGCATCATGGAACCGTTCTGGTGTCTGATGGGACTTACTCTTGCCATACCCATGATCGAAAAAGATCATAAAACAAAAAAAATATGA
- a CDS encoding glycosyltransferase: MDFQWMEDIPWLQKVKNAIDLRHRTGDLLYWLPRTGIVQKAGQRKKGISVYMVVKDEAQWIEPTIRSLAPFVEQFSFIDNGSSDETVNIIRRVADDLSLDHTLEIHPKADFGEARDYAVRNTTCSWILRWDGDIICRTQGQDTFQKIRDFIFSLNQECFYAVYIPLVQLDGDLLHQNRDRLVFSEDWLVTYSPLLYHTRTGRMRELRYPFYYKRIYFWAPVTFHIWGLDSPEKMVERSYLEEWRKLNDFKTFPTRKSYAESHIRHDYGTDSLKEAGALYCRERFTKLVPYDEQQFGEYPEMLRPYLEIFPLRIIYRNGVIAGRSDFMDILDRLDSEKKRMTVDVIVPTMNREDIVVATVQMLLEQDYPDFRIIVSDQSDTPSARLRELSSSEKRLLYHMSESRGLPASRNEALALSTADIILFVDDDVIPEKGLIEGHVLAYINAGVGATAGKVFDNRPYMMKPVAVKKIGSVNFWTGDVKRGFVIDSFLTVDSAHGCNMSFRRDVLVEAGGFDNRFGGTALLEETDVFLTLKENGYKIRYTPHAFLTHIGATLGGCRTRDPYSDIYWYAHNHALLFLKHFPWYVFPCWITIRIGKFVRDSARMLSLMPLIKGLKGMLDGYRAFRIPREKAER; encoded by the coding sequence ATGGATTTTCAATGGATGGAAGATATTCCCTGGCTTCAAAAAGTCAAGAATGCAATCGATCTTCGTCACAGAACCGGTGATCTCCTTTACTGGCTGCCTCGGACAGGCATTGTTCAGAAAGCCGGCCAGAGGAAAAAAGGTATCAGTGTTTATATGGTTGTTAAAGACGAGGCTCAGTGGATCGAGCCGACTATCCGTTCCCTTGCACCCTTCGTTGAACAGTTCAGCTTTATCGACAATGGCTCTTCCGATGAAACGGTAAATATTATCAGGCGTGTGGCTGATGATCTGTCCCTTGATCATACTCTGGAAATACATCCGAAAGCCGATTTTGGCGAAGCCCGCGATTACGCGGTCAGGAACACCACGTGCTCATGGATTCTCAGATGGGATGGCGATATCATTTGCCGTACCCAGGGGCAGGATACGTTTCAGAAAATACGCGATTTTATTTTTTCGCTCAATCAGGAATGCTTTTATGCCGTTTATATCCCTCTTGTCCAGCTTGACGGGGACCTGCTTCATCAGAACAGGGATCGCCTCGTTTTTTCTGAAGACTGGCTGGTGACCTATTCTCCCCTGTTGTATCATACGCGGACGGGACGGATGCGTGAACTGCGTTATCCATTTTATTACAAACGTATTTATTTCTGGGCGCCGGTAACCTTCCATATCTGGGGGCTCGATTCTCCCGAAAAAATGGTCGAGCGAAGCTATCTCGAAGAATGGAGGAAGCTCAACGATTTCAAGACATTCCCGACCAGGAAATCCTATGCGGAATCACATATCCGTCACGATTACGGGACAGATTCGCTGAAAGAAGCCGGGGCGTTATACTGCCGTGAGCGCTTTACAAAGCTTGTACCCTACGACGAACAGCAGTTCGGTGAGTATCCGGAAATGCTGAGACCGTATCTCGAAATTTTTCCGCTCCGGATCATATACAGAAACGGTGTAATTGCCGGACGCAGTGATTTCATGGACATTCTCGACCGTCTTGACAGCGAAAAGAAACGCATGACCGTGGATGTTATTGTTCCGACCATGAACCGTGAGGATATTGTGGTCGCTACGGTTCAGATGCTTCTGGAACAGGACTATCCGGATTTTCGTATTATTGTGAGTGACCAGAGCGATACTCCATCTGCCCGTCTCCGTGAACTGTCCTCATCTGAAAAAAGGCTGCTCTATCACATGTCCGAAAGCAGGGGACTTCCGGCCAGCCGAAACGAGGCGCTCGCTCTTTCAACCGCTGATATTATTCTGTTTGTAGATGATGATGTCATTCCCGAAAAGGGCTTGATCGAGGGCCATGTACTCGCCTATATCAATGCCGGGGTCGGTGCGACGGCGGGGAAAGTGTTTGACAATCGTCCGTACATGATGAAACCTGTCGCCGTGAAAAAGATAGGTTCGGTCAATTTCTGGACCGGTGATGTGAAACGGGGATTTGTTATCGACTCGTTTCTCACTGTTGATTCCGCACATGGCTGTAACATGTCGTTCCGAAGGGATGTCCTGGTCGAGGCAGGTGGTTTCGATAACAGGTTCGGCGGGACTGCTCTCCTTGAAGAAACCGATGTTTTCCTTACTTTGAAGGAGAACGGCTATAAAATCCGTTACACTCCGCATGCTTTTCTGACCCACATCGGCGCAACACTCGGCGGATGCCGCACCAGAGACCCGTACAGCGACATCTATTGGTATGCTCACAATCATGCACTCCTGTTCCTCAAACATTTTCCGTGGTATGTATTCCCTTGCTGGATTACGATACGTATCGGGAAGTTTGTACGGGATTCCGCGAGGATGTTGAGCTTGATGCCATTGATAAAGGGGCTCAAAGGAATGCTGGACGGGTATCGCGCATTTCGTATTCCCCGGGAAAAAGCCGAACGTTGA
- a CDS encoding WG repeat-containing protein, giving the protein MNPMFEVTLFFFFAVVFYVIGYYYHVKYGFLLVFFSIILWITGSIKEVGIIARSLIQVIVLVILTKMISKQYKPSYNPYKIFRRPLPLASGAFKSHSKLRPLLSFAKLFEEGERKSWKWIAKPAFDEAGDFSEERALVAETRKYGYVNRRGVIIIKPQFPSASAFSEGLASVEIDYKYGYIDRFGKIIIKPQFQGADPFSEGMARVKIGEKYGYIDKTGNVAIKPVFDEAHDFFEGCASVAINKKYVFINKAGKSLTKQYFEYTSDFKEGLGLVKADNRYCFIDGTGKAAIDLTNDFSNVWDFSHGFAIVERDGKRGFINTRGEIVIKPQYDSVHNFSEGLAAVDKKHNDGSFDYHYWGFVNEAGEPVIDQHYEDVLSFSEGLAAIKIHDKWGYIDKTGTVKINPEFEKAFSFSQSIARIKILFEWGFIDNTGAYRILPQFSEAGDFVDGIARVGVCPLEHGIIYKWGYIQRLS; this is encoded by the coding sequence ATGAATCCTATGTTTGAAGTTACGTTGTTTTTTTTCTTTGCGGTTGTCTTTTATGTTATAGGATATTACTATCATGTCAAATATGGATTTCTTCTCGTTTTTTTCAGTATTATCCTCTGGATAACAGGTTCAATCAAAGAAGTAGGAATAATAGCGCGTTCGTTGATTCAGGTTATTGTTCTGGTAATCCTCACGAAGATGATCTCGAAACAGTACAAACCTTCTTATAATCCCTATAAAATTTTCAGGCGGCCGCTTCCTCTGGCATCCGGCGCATTTAAATCACACTCGAAATTACGTCCATTGCTCTCTTTCGCAAAACTGTTTGAGGAGGGCGAACGAAAATCTTGGAAATGGATTGCTAAACCGGCGTTCGATGAGGCAGGTGATTTCTCTGAAGAACGGGCGTTAGTAGCAGAGACTCGTAAGTATGGTTATGTGAACAGGAGAGGAGTCATCATTATCAAACCGCAATTCCCTTCAGCATCGGCATTTTCCGAAGGTCTGGCATCGGTGGAAATTGATTATAAATATGGATATATCGACAGGTTCGGAAAAATAATCATCAAACCTCAGTTTCAGGGCGCCGATCCTTTTTCCGAGGGAATGGCCAGGGTGAAAATCGGAGAAAAATACGGGTATATCGATAAAACGGGGAATGTTGCCATAAAACCGGTATTCGATGAGGCGCATGATTTTTTCGAGGGATGCGCGAGTGTCGCCATAAACAAAAAATATGTATTCATTAATAAAGCAGGGAAATCCTTAACGAAACAGTATTTTGAATATACGAGCGATTTTAAGGAAGGGCTGGGATTGGTAAAAGCGGATAACCGGTATTGTTTTATTGACGGAACCGGAAAAGCCGCAATTGATCTCACGAATGATTTCAGCAACGTCTGGGACTTTTCGCATGGTTTCGCAATCGTGGAACGTGATGGGAAAAGGGGATTTATCAATACCAGAGGTGAAATTGTCATCAAACCTCAGTATGATTCCGTCCATAACTTTTCAGAAGGTCTGGCGGCAGTCGATAAAAAGCATAACGATGGGAGTTTCGATTATCACTATTGGGGATTTGTGAATGAAGCCGGTGAACCGGTTATCGATCAGCACTACGAGGATGTGCTTTCATTCTCCGAAGGTCTGGCAGCGATAAAGATACATGACAAATGGGGATATATCGATAAAACGGGGACCGTTAAAATCAACCCGGAATTTGAAAAAGCGTTTTCATTTTCACAATCGATCGCCCGTATCAAAATTCTTTTTGAGTGGGGCTTTATCGACAATACGGGTGCTTACAGGATTTTACCGCAATTTAGTGAGGCTGGAGACTTTGTCGATGGTATCGCCAGGGTCGGTGTTTGTCCTCTCGAACATGGAATAATATATAAATGGGGCTATATCCAGAGATTATCTTAG